In Arachis stenosperma cultivar V10309 chromosome 1, arast.V10309.gnm1.PFL2, whole genome shotgun sequence, one DNA window encodes the following:
- the LOC130961358 gene encoding pectinesterase-like yields MGNLVIAYIILGFYSLFIIVHGTDNKLSCNQTPYPTLCNHYIGTTNYSISSSYYSFHDMALKVTMDQAIVAHKLVSSTMESNHFKDKRAKSAWQDCLELYENTIYQINRSMSSNNLNDRLTWQSASIANQQTCQNGFLDSNLSSHYLNYFPSISTNLSNLLSNSLAITNTLTSFTSLPKHPVARGGRKLLSFNGFPEWLSPSDRRLLQALPGTAAPKADIVVAQDGSGNYKSVSEGVAAAGRVNKNGRVVVYVKAGVYRESVNIKGGIKNLMMFGDGIGATIITGSKNYEDGSTTVGSATFTVSSDGFIARDLTIENSAGPQKHQAVALLSSSDHSVFYRCSFRGYQDTLYVLSQRQFYRDCDIYGTIDFIFGDAVALFQNCNIFLRKPMSKQQNAVTAQGRTDPNENTGIVIHNCRIMAASDLKPVQGSVKCFLGRPWQKYSRTVVVKSSLDGLIEAAGWMPWAGSFALNTLYYGEYMNIGAGANTAGRVKWPGFHVITNPSEALKFTVANFLDGGSWIPGTGVPFETGL; encoded by the exons ATGGGCAACTTGGTCATTGCATACATTATTTTAGGCTTTTATTCTCTCTTCATTATTGTGCATGGCACTGATAATAAGTTATCATGCAATCAAACTCCATATCCCACTCTTTGTAACCATTACATTGGCACTACCAATTATTCAATTTCATCTTCTTATTATTCCTTCCATGACATGGCCCTTAAGGTCACCATGGACCAAGCAATAGTAGCACACAAACTTGTCTCATCAACCATGGAATCCAACCATTTCAAAGACAAGAGAGCCAAGTCCGCATGGCAAGATTGTTTGGAACTCTATGAGAATACAATCTATCAGATCAACCGTTCAATGAGCTCAAACAATTTAAACGACAGGTTAACATGGCAAAGTGCTTCTATTGCCAATCAACAAACATGCCAAAACGGTTTTCTTGATTCTAACCTTTCATCTCACTACCTAAACTACTTTCCATCCATTTCAACCAACTTATCCAACTTGCTCAGCAACTCTTTGGCCATTACCAATACATTAACGTCCTTCACTTCGTTACCAAAACACCCGGTTGCTCGCGGCGGTCGAAAATTGCTTTCTTTTAATGGCTTCCCAGAGTGGCTATCTCCTTCCGACAGGAGGCTTCTTCAGGCTTTGCCGGGAACGGCGGCACCGAAGGCGGACATTGTGGTGGCACAGGACGGGAGTGGGAATTACAAGAGTGTTTCGGAGGGCGTGGCGGCGGCGGGTAGGGTGAATAAGAATGGTCGAGTGGTTGTGTAcgtgaaagctggcgtttaccGAGAGAGTGTGAACATAAAGGGAGGtataaaaaatttgatgatGTTTGGGGATGGTATTGGAGCTACCATTATTACGGGTAGCAAGAATTATGAAGATGGCTCCACCACTGTTGGTTCAGCTACTTTTA CGGTGTCGAGTGATGGATTCATCGCCAGGGACTTAACAATTGAGAACAGTGCTGGGCCACAGAAGCACCAAGCGGTGGCACTTCTTTCCAGCTCCGATCACTCCGTATTCTACCGCTGTAGCTTCAGAGGCTACCAAGACACCTTATACGTCCTTTCCCAACGCCAATTCTACCGCGACTGTGACATCTACGGCACCATAGACTTCATCTTCGGTGACGCCGTCGCCCTCTTCCAAAACTGCAACATCTTCTTGAGAAAACCAATGAGTAAGCAACAGAACGCAGTGACAGCACAAGGGAGAACCGATCCCAACGAGAACACCGGCATTGTCATCCACAACTGCCGTATCATGGCGGCTTCAGATCTGAAGCCAGTTCAGGGATCTGTGAAGTGCTTCCTGGGCCGGCCGTGGCAGAAGTACTCAAGAACGGTGGTGGTGAAGAGTAGCCTGGACGGTTTGATTGAAGCGGCAGGGTGGATGCCATGGGCGGGAAGCTTTGCCTTGAATACATTGTATTATGGAGAGTATATGAATATTGGAGCTGGTGCTAACACTGCAGGGAGGGTTAAATGGCCTGGCTTTCATGTTATTACCAACCCTTCTGAGGCTTTGAAATTTACTGTTGCTAATTTCTTGGATGGTGGATCCTGGATTCCTGGCACTGGTGTTCCCTTTGAAACTGGCCTTTGA